In a single window of the Nilaparvata lugens isolate BPH chromosome 1, ASM1435652v1, whole genome shotgun sequence genome:
- the LOC111057230 gene encoding elongin-B yields MDVFLMIRRKKLTIFTDAKDTTSVLELKKKIEGILKVPPANQQLYYNEKTVMEDDKTLQDYGLNSNLARAQSPASVGLALRQDNGDFEILELTPYSSPPDLPYVMKAPESNGQEQTS; encoded by the exons ATG GATGTCTTCCTTATGATCAGGAGGAAAAAGCTTACAATATTCACCGATGCAAAAGACACTACATCTGTTCTAGAACTAAAGAAGAAAATTGAAG GTATCCTGAAAGTGCCTCCTGCCAATCAGCaattgtattataatgaaaaaacgGTCATGGAGGACGACAAAACACTACAAGATTATGGCTTGAATTCGAATTTGGCCAGAGCTCAGAGTCCGGCGTCAGTAGGCTTAGCTCTTAG GCAAGACAATGGAGACTTTGAAATCTTAGAACTAACGCCTTATTCTTCCCCTCCTGATTTGCCGTACGTAATGAAAGCTCCAGAAAGTAATGGTCAAGAACAAACTTCTTAA